In a single window of the Candidatus Margulisiibacteriota bacterium genome:
- a CDS encoding 5-formyltetrahydrofolate cyclo-ligase, with product MDKKSLRELISNKRANLSQDEILRKSSEVHKHLFKVLKRVDYQTIMLYCSVKNEVDTGPLLQHYWQGGKTVLLPALQDREMIVVSCSSAEPLIPGPYGIRQPVCKANNRHNQPIDVIIIPCVACDKQKNRLGFGKGYYDRFLQDQSALKIGLCYDFQLFEKIPADKHDIRLDFVITDKEVIP from the coding sequence TTGGACAAAAAAAGCCTTCGTGAATTAATTTCAAATAAACGGGCCAATCTTTCTCAGGATGAAATTTTACGAAAAAGCAGCGAAGTGCATAAGCATTTATTTAAAGTACTAAAAAGAGTTGATTATCAAACAATAATGCTGTACTGCTCTGTAAAAAATGAGGTTGATACAGGACCTCTGTTACAGCATTACTGGCAGGGAGGTAAAACAGTGCTTTTGCCTGCACTCCAGGACAGGGAAATGATAGTTGTTTCTTGTTCGTCTGCTGAACCTCTCATTCCTGGACCTTATGGAATAAGACAGCCTGTTTGTAAGGCAAACAATCGGCACAACCAGCCCATAGATGTAATAATTATTCCCTGTGTAGCCTGTGACAAGCAAAAGAATCGGCTTGGTTTTGGCAAGGGCTACTACGACAGGTTTTTACAGGATCAGTCTGCTTTAAAAATAGGACTTTGTTACGACTTCCAGTTATTTGAGAAGATTCCGGCTGACAAGCATGATATCCGGTTGGATTTTGTGATTACAGATAAAGAAGTCATTCCCTGA
- a CDS encoding phosphoglucosamine mutase yields MSHTSLKITVAGIRGKIGESLVPAVALDFAEIFGTLNNGGKIILGTDTRLSTTLIKSAVISGLVATGCEIIDIGVVSTPTTQLMVRHLKAAGGIMITASHNPIMWNGLKFISGKGIFWDENEMHRLFDFYHKWQNVKKKAETVEDLVRNVHIKYKDIQNLGKVETFPEAVNLHIDEVLKQVDVKLIKKAKLKVVADCCNGAGAVMNPYLFKKLGVEASYIFDTPDGRFEREPEPLPENLTALRKAVIKNKADIGFAQDADADRLAIVNEDGNPIGEDYTLVLVLKYLLSRHPNPKGKVVATNLSTTRAFDDVANEYKAKIIHTKIGEVNVSKALMDNDSILGGEGNGGVIIPSIGYGRDSFAGMAFVLEYMAKRNLKISELVKEIPVYKFVKKKKEVSSAQDIAKILTKTRQLYRNEIIDDTDGIKVILKDSWLHVRGSNTEPIVRYFAEAKTLAKAKELIDNVF; encoded by the coding sequence GTGAGCCATACCTCTTTAAAGATTACCGTTGCTGGTATTAGGGGGAAAATCGGAGAGTCCCTGGTTCCGGCAGTTGCCCTGGATTTCGCGGAAATTTTTGGAACTTTGAATAATGGGGGTAAAATTATTCTGGGCACAGATACCCGCCTCAGCACTACTCTGATCAAGTCCGCGGTAATTTCCGGACTTGTAGCGACCGGGTGTGAGATTATAGATATCGGTGTGGTTTCTACTCCCACAACACAGCTCATGGTTAGGCATCTAAAGGCAGCAGGAGGCATTATGATTACAGCTTCACATAATCCAATTATGTGGAACGGTCTCAAATTTATTTCCGGCAAGGGTATTTTTTGGGACGAAAATGAAATGCACAGACTCTTTGATTTTTACCATAAATGGCAAAATGTGAAGAAAAAAGCTGAAACTGTGGAAGACTTGGTCCGCAATGTACATATCAAATATAAAGATATTCAAAACCTGGGAAAAGTAGAAACTTTTCCGGAAGCTGTGAATTTGCATATAGATGAGGTTCTCAAGCAGGTGGATGTTAAATTGATAAAAAAAGCCAAACTGAAAGTGGTTGCAGACTGCTGCAACGGGGCGGGCGCTGTGATGAATCCCTATTTATTTAAAAAGCTCGGTGTAGAGGCAAGCTATATTTTCGATACCCCTGACGGAAGGTTTGAACGCGAACCGGAACCTCTGCCGGAAAACCTGACTGCCTTGAGAAAAGCTGTTATAAAAAATAAAGCAGACATAGGATTCGCGCAGGATGCTGATGCTGACCGTCTGGCAATAGTAAACGAAGATGGCAATCCCATCGGCGAGGACTACACGTTGGTGCTGGTATTAAAATATTTACTTTCCAGACATCCGAATCCAAAAGGCAAGGTGGTAGCTACCAATCTTTCTACAACCAGAGCATTTGACGATGTGGCCAATGAATACAAAGCAAAGATTATTCATACCAAGATCGGGGAAGTTAATGTTTCCAAAGCTCTTATGGACAATGATTCCATATTGGGAGGAGAAGGGAATGGCGGGGTTATTATTCCTTCCATCGGATATGGACGTGATTCTTTTGCCGGTATGGCCTTTGTACTGGAGTATATGGCCAAACGTAATCTGAAAATTTCCGAACTGGTAAAGGAAATTCCTGTTTACAAGTTTGTAAAAAAGAAAAAAGAAGTATCCTCAGCGCAGGACATTGCTAAAATTTTAACCAAAACCAGACAATTATACAGAAACGAAATAATAGACGATACAGATGGTATAAAGGTTATATTAAAAGACTCCTGGCTGCATGTACGGGGCTCTAACACCGAACCCATTGTGCGCTATTTTGCTGAAGCTAAAACGCTGGCAAAAGCCAAAGAGCTAATTGATAACGTGTTTTAG
- a CDS encoding FMN-binding protein gives MKKKQSDNRLKYLAGYLAVVALISGVILLTVQLLTRQAIINHSIREKNESLSLVMPKAVSFDRFDLNLPLEKQTIFKGLDQKKETIGYVFVVSGKGYSSVIEMLVGITEKKITGVTVLSQGETPGLGTVAVDKKPLPGRSFSFLAQFQNKSILDSFKAKEDVIAITGATITSQAISDAIKQAVKIYNKITYKPPTAEEIASTNKVSAEDSPLLKALSANAGEELDQIIQSGNETQQ, from the coding sequence ATGAAAAAAAAGCAGTCAGACAACAGATTAAAATATCTCGCCGGTTATTTGGCAGTTGTTGCTCTTATCAGCGGAGTTATTTTATTAACCGTTCAATTGTTAACCAGACAGGCCATTATTAACCACTCAATCAGAGAAAAGAACGAATCTTTAAGCCTGGTCATGCCTAAAGCAGTTTCTTTTGATCGCTTTGACCTGAACCTGCCATTGGAAAAGCAAACTATTTTTAAGGGTCTGGACCAGAAAAAGGAAACTATAGGCTACGTTTTTGTAGTTTCCGGAAAAGGTTATAGCAGTGTTATAGAAATGCTGGTCGGGATTACAGAAAAGAAAATAACCGGAGTTACCGTACTTTCTCAGGGAGAGACGCCAGGGCTGGGTACGGTTGCTGTTGATAAAAAACCGCTTCCGGGTAGAAGTTTTTCTTTTTTGGCCCAGTTTCAGAACAAAAGTATTCTGGATTCTTTTAAGGCCAAAGAAGATGTGATCGCCATTACCGGAGCCACGATTACTTCTCAAGCTATTTCCGATGCTATCAAACAGGCAGTCAAGATTTATAATAAAATTACATATAAACCTCCAACTGCTGAAGAAATAGCCAGCACGAACAAAGTGTCGGCAGAGGATAGTCCTTTGTTGAAAGCATTGTCAGCGAACGCTGGCGAAGAACTGGATCAAATAATTCAAAGCGGGAATGAGACACAGCAGTGA
- the rpoD gene encoding RNA polymerase sigma factor RpoD — protein MEFEPTDGFDFIQNETENLYSTNYLTPDDILEIIAEPENNLDQIETLLDQGVDIVKEVPEVQEEPVAAVVDVAEPAEDKEAKTSDVVKMYLKEIGKVDLLTLAKEQDLAKRVSQGENLAKQHLIDANLRLVVSIAKKYIGRGMAFLDLIQEGNIGLIRAAEKFDYRKGYKFSTYATWWIRQAITRAISDQSRTIRIPVHLGETMSKLRKASRVLMQDKGRKPTEEEIAAFMDMPVEKIREIFRSSLTPISLETPIGDEADSSKLGDFVKDEKTESPESNLFRTLLRKDLDEIMSELSERERMVIKLRFGLVDDRPRTLEEVGKVYDVTRERIRQIEAKALKKLRHPSRLKKLKGYLNEV, from the coding sequence ATGGAATTTGAACCGACAGACGGATTTGATTTTATACAGAATGAGACTGAAAACCTCTATTCTACAAATTATTTAACTCCGGACGACATACTGGAAATTATAGCTGAGCCTGAAAACAATCTGGATCAGATTGAAACACTCTTAGACCAGGGTGTGGATATTGTTAAGGAAGTTCCTGAGGTTCAGGAAGAACCCGTTGCGGCGGTTGTTGATGTAGCTGAGCCTGCTGAGGACAAAGAAGCCAAGACTTCCGATGTGGTAAAAATGTACCTTAAGGAAATTGGGAAAGTAGACTTGCTTACCCTGGCTAAAGAACAGGACCTGGCTAAAAGAGTCAGTCAGGGTGAAAACCTGGCCAAACAGCATCTTATTGATGCCAATCTTCGTTTGGTTGTGAGTATTGCCAAAAAATATATAGGACGAGGCATGGCCTTTCTGGATTTGATACAGGAGGGCAATATCGGACTTATTCGCGCCGCGGAAAAGTTTGACTACCGCAAAGGCTACAAATTTTCCACCTATGCTACATGGTGGATAAGACAGGCCATTACACGAGCCATTTCCGACCAGTCTCGCACTATAAGAATTCCTGTGCATCTGGGAGAAACCATGAGCAAGCTGCGCAAAGCCAGCCGGGTGCTGATGCAGGATAAGGGACGTAAGCCTACGGAAGAAGAAATCGCAGCTTTTATGGATATGCCCGTAGAAAAAATCAGGGAAATTTTTCGTTCTTCTCTGACACCCATATCCCTGGAAACACCTATCGGAGACGAAGCTGACAGTTCCAAACTGGGCGACTTTGTTAAAGATGAAAAAACAGAGTCTCCGGAAAGCAATTTATTTAGGACACTGTTACGTAAAGATTTGGATGAAATCATGTCCGAGCTCTCGGAACGGGAAAGAATGGTTATAAAATTACGCTTCGGACTGGTTGATGATCGTCCCAGGACACTGGAAGAAGTAGGAAAGGTATATGATGTAACAAGGGAAAGGATACGTCAAATAGAGGCTAAGGCTTTAAAGAAATTAAGACATCCTTCACGCTTGAAAAAACTAAAAGGTTATTTAAACGAGGTTTAA
- a CDS encoding ferredoxin, translating into MALRIDEEKCIGCGVCCSMLETVFEMNDDKGIAIVKDPNGASKEQIQEAIDACPVEAISI; encoded by the coding sequence ATGGCCTTACGCATTGATGAAGAAAAATGTATAGGTTGCGGCGTATGCTGCTCAATGTTGGAAACCGTATTTGAAATGAATGACGATAAGGGGATCGCCATAGTCAAAGACCCTAACGGAGCATCTAAGGAGCAAATACAGGAAGCCATTGACGCATGCCCTGTTGAAGCTATATCTATATAG